In the Primulina tabacum isolate GXHZ01 chromosome 7, ASM2559414v2, whole genome shotgun sequence genome, CCTGGGAAAAATGTCTTGATATTTTATGCTGCGATGTTTTGTATTGATATCTTGCCGCCCATGGATTGAAAGCCCTTTTTTTGTATGTTGACCTACCACTTAATGAGCAATAATTCTCTATCTCATGACTTTGATAACACTTCTGTAATGTcacttttttcaaatttttaccATCCAAAATAGTAGGGACATCCCCACAAAAACTCGCATGCATTCACTTGATTGTTTTTGTGTACATGTGAGTGATTGATTCTGTTGGCCATATATTGGCAGCATTTATTTGTTTCTTGTTGAGTTTGGAGGCCCAGAAGTAGTGAATTATAAGAGtatttgtttgttttgtttCTTCTCTTCAGTGCATTTTCTTTTGCAAAGTCTCTGCCTGTGAATGGAGAGAGAGGTTATCTGAGAGATATTGTCTCAAGTTGTCTTTGAATCTAAATTTACTCCAATTTCTGCTTCAATGTTCGACTTCTGACTAGCCTTGCAATCAATACTAGTCTCATTTCATTCACGCGTTGTCAGGCCCTTGATTTGATTAAGGACCGAAATCTCCAAATGTTAACTGATTCTTGCTTGGAAGGTGAGCTATCCAATGATGATGGAACCGAGTTGGTTCGTTTAGCATCAAGATGTTTACAATATGAACCCCGCGAGAGGCCTAATCCTAAATCACTAGTTGCTGCACTAGTTCCTCTTCAAAAGGATACAGAGGTTGGTTCTCTTAGAAACGTGCAAATGCCCTGTTTATTTTGCCATGTTTCCTTGTTTGCTTCACATGTGCATTGCTCATAGATGCTTGAGTATAGGATAAAAGTAAACAGTACCCCCTATTGTTGGAAGAAATAACTTCTTTTTTTGGATTAATGATTGCAATAAGTGTTTGCCCGACATGTGatgatttcttgaaaaataacttcttttttaaatattatctattgaattaataatataatataataactaGTTTTTTTTTGGAGTtgtgaaaaattaaattaaaagtaataATTATGTTGGTAGATGTAAAAGggaaaatatgttttgagggaTGAAAAGTGTAACATTAGGGTTAATTTTCAGAATTCCGATTGTGACACACGATATTGTGAAGTTATGGGTTACGAAAGAATTGCATTTGTCACGTGAATGTATTTTATGGTGACGACACTGAGTAATTCATTTGCAGGTCCCTTCTCATGTATTGATGGGTATCCCTCATGGCGAAGCGGCTATGCCTCTGTCGGTCCTTGGCGAAGCATGCTTAAGAATGGATTTAACAGCTATACACGAGATATTGGACAAACTCGGGTACAAAGACGATGAAGGGGCGGCAACTGAGGTATATTTCTCGCTAATCTAACTGTAAAATTCTTTTCCCTCGTCTTTTTTGCTGGCAAATGAAATGATTATTTCTCGTTATGCAGCTTTCATTCCAGATGTGGACAAATCAAATGCAGGACACTTTAAACTCAAAGAAGAAAGGTGACATAGCTTTCCATCAAAAAGATTTCCGAGCTGCAATTGAATGTTACACAGAGGTTAGAACTTTGACCATCCTTCCCCTATGGCTCTCCACagaaaagaaaaaggaagaAAAACATCACAGTACACGCATTCTTGATTATCTACTCTTTCCTGGAGGGAAAAATGCGTCTCCTCATGTCCCTTTTTTTGTGTGCAGTTTATCGATGTTGGAACCATGGTGTCGCCTACTGTGTTTGCTCGTCGCAGTCTCTCACATGTTATGAGTGATATGCCAGAGGAGGCTCTTGATGATGCGGTGCAGGCACAAGTTATATCTCCTGTTTGGCATATAGCTTCATATTTACAAGCTTCTGCTCTTTTTGCATTAGGAAGGGAGAATGAGGCACAGATTGCACTTAAAGAAGGTTCAATTCTTGAAGAAAAACGGATCCCACCGTCCTGAATAATCCACTGGATTTCTTATATTCATGTCAAAACTATTGAAGAGACTTCAACTCGAAAAGCAACAGATACACGCACTTTTTGTTACCATCCATGGCTAACTTTTTCTGATTATTTTGGTTTTGATGATTCATTTCTCGAAGTGCAGAACGCCTGGACTAAACTTTTCCAAGAAAGCATTAAGTTCAGAGCCATTGAAAGGGATAACATGTTGGTTGATGGAGGACtggttaatttttattttttaaaaaaattgtgttcttgaagagaTTTGCTGTACTGTGTGATTGATGTACAGTGCTACATGGTTTGTATTTTTGGTGGGATTTTTGTGGAGATTATTTATCGGTGCCACAAACTGGTTGTTTTTGGTGTAGTACGAGAAATGATTTCTTGGTTTTTGAGGTATTGGATTGGATTGTATGGAGGCAGTTgaagaattttttttgtatCGATCAACATACTGATTtgcaattttatttcaaaagagAGCTCTAAATCACAGTAATTGGTTGACCTTCTATACCATACCAATTAACAACCATACAAGTTTTGAGAAGAATCTGAATCGTAGCGATAAATTGTTCTGATATGAACTTAAAAGGTCAATTTTTTGTTGTAAATTTCTATcaaaattacaatattatttCGAGACGCTGATAGATGTTCAACGGTCACGTGAATCTAATTCATAGTTACTATATACAGCTAATTAAGTCGCCAAATCAATCATATACATTGTTTCCTGCTGGATTTTTTACAAGTCTCGAACACTGTAAATGGAAGCAAGATGTCTGAACCACGACATAGCAACAATACATCAATGCGAAGTTCAATATTATTCATGGGTTGAAACAAAGCATAAATAGTTACACAGAAATCCTTGAACTTTACACATTAAATGCACAGCATAATACGAACACAGAAAAGAACATTCAAACTGCACAAATAAACAAGCATCCGCACAACAATGGCAGCTCAATTCATCAAACTCTGCCACTTTTGAAGGGTATGGCTCGGATGATAATTTGGTGGTAAACTGCAGCAAGCgcagcacctatgaaaggtccAACCCAAAAGATCCACTGGGATACATGAACtaataaaaatgtgttttaGTCCAACAATACAGCAAAACGATCGAGATTTAGCATGCTTTGCGATGTGTGTGCTGGTTGGAGTATGTAATTAAGCATGTTTTATTCGTCCAGAAATACTTACTTGGTCATTCCATGCGAGGTCTCGGTTAAAGATGATGGCTGCTCCGAGGCTTCTAGCAGGGTTGATGCCGGTTCCGGTAATTGGGATGGTGGCTAAATGAACTAGAAACACTGCGAAACCAATGGGAAGTGGGGCTAGAAGCTGCAAAGGATGCAATGGTAATCATCAAGAAAAGCAATttagatacatatatatgacACAAAATACACACaaatatattcaaaaatataaaaataaacatacatgataGATTGAGGTTGCTCCTCAAATGTTTTCTTTAGTGCAATTGAAATAACGTAGAGCAATAAATAAAGACATGAATCAAGTGCATATAAAAAATAGAGAAATACgaaataaatagaaaattaaTATCACCTACTTATAAGGATTTGATCATATATAGGCATATTTTTGGTCTTCTAACCCTCTTTGACAATTCCATTCCGATGGTGTAATTTCCGTAGAAAAAGTTAAGGATATGTATAGACCAACTCACCAACATAAACAccttgaaaaaggaaaaagacaaGCTATTTGTGGAGGGGAAATATTAAACTTACAGGAACATGTGAATCCCTGGCATTCCTCTTGGCATCAGTAGCAGAGAAAACAGTGTAGACGAGCACGAAAGTGCCTATGATCTCAGCACCAAGTCCATCGCCTCTAGTGTAGCCATGTTGAACAAAGTTCGACCCACCTTTGAATCTTTGGTAAGGTCCAACCATGAAACCCTTCACCACACCCGCACCACATGTGGCACCAAGGCACTGCAATGATTTCAGGGTTATCAATCAAAAAACCCAGTTAAAGAGAAGTCAGTGGGCAggtatatatatgcatgattaTTTATACCGTGCTTGGGGAGAGTGTATATAATTATAGATATACTTTTATCTCAAAGCAACACAGTTTTGTACACACATCACAATTTAACTGAGAATTTTCTATTGAATCTACTGATCAAAATTGTACTTTGGTGTACGTGATCGTTTGTTTTTTTTCCCTGTAACATACAATGTGTTCAtagatataaatataataaaaaatccATTGTTTATGGTACCATAATTCGAGGGTTTACTGAAATTAGCTATGTTATCAACGTAATAGATTACAAAAATAGCTCTACTATTCTATGAGACTTTAGATTTTGGTTTAGAAAATGTAAAATTTAATCTTACCAGTGGATATTAAACtgtctttaaaaatatatatacgcAAAATTTTGATTGCTGAATATTTTTATTACTCGtccaattttaaaaataacaataatttgTCTCACAAGTAAGTTAGGCCTCCGGTTTTTTCAATATTATCTATGCTAC is a window encoding:
- the LOC142552214 gene encoding putative aquaporin PIP-type pTOM75; translated protein: MVGPYQRFKGGSNFVQHGYTRGDGLGAEIIGTFVLVYTVFSATDAKRNARDSHVPLLAPLPIGFAVFLVHLATIPITGTGINPARSLGAAIIFNRDLAWNDQWIFWVGPFIGAALAAVYHQIIIRAIPFKSGRV